The nucleotide window AGCCTGAAACCTGCAGTGTTGTAAACCACCAGCATCGACTCGCTGCGACCACTGTACCCTGCATCCCATACTGCGGTTTCAAGAGTGGCTCCGCAGCGGATAAGGGTTGACCGCGGTTTTGCAATCGCAGCAAGGTTCATGGGAATATTCACAATCTCATTGAAAAGTACCTTATAAATTCCTTCGGGCAGGTGAATCCAACCATCATTCCCGAATTCAAGGGTTTTCCCATCCGGAAGCTTTCTTTCAGAGTTATCAAAATCCACAGCCCCAGAACCCTCTATTGTTTTCACTTCTTTCAGGGTAAGTTCGAGTCCGTTAGGTTGAGTCTGGGTTTCTATATCAATGGCATTTTCAAGTAAGGGAGGCTTTGCCTGTATAAGTTTTTTCAGTTCGGTGCTGGATAGAAGAGTCATCGGAACTGTAATTGTAAAGACTCTTTATTACTGTTTCGGATTTCATGTTATAATTTATCTTTTCTAAATTCTTTCTTTTTTGATTTTATAATTCTTTCCTTTTTGATTTTATTATTGATTTACTAATATTATTATCTTTATTATTTTAGACAAGAACTTATGAAAAGGTTTATTCTTTTCAGGTAAATAACCACTATCTATTAAGATATTCAAACTAATGTTCAATTGGGTTTAATAAAGAGCTTACGAGAGGCTTCTAATGATAACAAAAAGATCTATTCCATGTGTAATTTTCTCTATAGTTCTTATCTTTTTATTAATAGACTGTGCCCTGGCTGCCACGAGCGGCACTTCGGGTATTTCCACAAAAGATAATTCATGGAGTTGCTCCAAGGAAATCCTAATTACCGAGAATGCAGGTAAAGACCTGCAGGGGTACCCTGTAGCTATTATTTTGAACTCCTCGAATTTCAATTTTTCAGAGGCAAAAAGTGATGGCTCTGACCTTCGATTCTCCTCAGGAGATAGAACACTCAACTACTGGACTGAGACCTGGGATCCTGAAAACGAATATGCTCTAATCTGGCTCAGGCTTCAGTCTCTCTCTGCGAACCAAACCGTTAAAGTCCTCATGAGGTACGGGAACCCAGGGGCTGAAGCCGTAAGT belongs to Methanosarcina barkeri 3 and includes:
- a CDS encoding deoxyuridine 5'-triphosphate nucleotidohydrolase; the protein is MTLLSSTELKKLIQAKPPLLENAIDIETQTQPNGLELTLKEVKTIEGSGAVDFDNSERKLPDGKTLEFGNDGWIHLPEGIYKVLFNEIVNIPMNLAAIAKPRSTLIRCGATLETAVWDAGYSGRSESMLVVYNTAGFRLKKDARIMQLLFYTLDGEVENGYSGIYQNENIK